A window of the Lactuca sativa cultivar Salinas chromosome 7, Lsat_Salinas_v11, whole genome shotgun sequence genome harbors these coding sequences:
- the LOC111889276 gene encoding UDP-glucuronate 4-epimerase 1, producing MPQLEEELFPSTPGRIKSDRMHYNTMNRTFHRCFASTSTMFLWALFLIALTASYISFQSFITSGSRYLHHTSHTSIGDLHWEKQIRSSAQIRRQNGLTVLVTGAAGFVGTHVSLALKKRGDGVVGIDNFNDYYDPSLKKSRRSMLESYHIFIVKGDINDQKLLAKLFEIVPFTHVMHLAAQAGVRYAMENPNSYVHSNIAGLVTLLEQCKSADRQPAIVWASSSSVYGLNEKVPFSESDQTDQPASLYAATKKAGEEITHTYNHIYGLSITGLRFFTVYGPWGRPDMAYFSFTKNILQGKPITVYRGKDRVDLARDFTYIDDIVKGCVASLDTAGKSTGSGGKKRGPAPYRIYNLGNTSPVTVPALVSILEKNLKMKAKKNMVEMPGNGDVPFTHANISLAQRELGYKPTTDLSTGLRKFVKWYLTYYGYNQGKGNSVNL from the coding sequence ATGCCGCAATTGGAGGAAGAATTGTTTCCTTCAACGCCGGGGAGGATCAAGAGCGATCGTATGCATTACAACACCATGAATCGGACGTTTCACCGGTGTTTCGCCTCCACCAGCACCATGTTCCTTTGGGCTTTGTTTTTAATTGCTTTAACGGCGTCGTATATAAGCTTCCAAAGCTTCATCACTTCCGGCAGCCGATACCTCCACCACACAAGTCACACCAGCATCGGTGATCTCCACTGGGAGAAACAAATCCGCTCCTCCGCCCAGATCCGTCGTCAAAACGGTCTCACTGTACTCGTCACCGGCGCAGCCGGCTTCGTCGGCACACACGTCTCATTAGCTTTAAAGAAACGCGGCGATGGCGTCGTCGGAATTGACAACTTCAACGACTACTACGACCCGTCGTTGAAAAAATCCCGCCGGTCGATGCTTGAATCCTACCATATCTTCATCGTTAAAGGCGATATCAACGACCAGAAGCTGTTAGCAAAGCTCTTTGAAATCGTCCCGTTCACACACGTCATGCACTTGGCGGCGCAGGCCGGCGTAAGGTACGCCATGGAAAATCCGAATTCGTATGTTCATAGTAACATAGCAGGTCTGGTAACACTTCTTGAACAATGCAAATCGGCCGATCGGCAACCGGCAATCGTATGGGCTAGCTCCAGCTCCGTTTACGGGTTAAACGAGAAGGTGCCATTTTCAGAATCCGATCAAACCGATCAACCGGCGTCGCTTTACGCCGCCACCAAGAAAGCCGGAGAAGAAATCACACACACTTATAATCATATCTACGGATTATCCATAACCGGGTTGAGATTCTTCACAGTTTATGGGCCATGGGGGAGACCCGACATGGCTTATTTCTCTTTCACGAAGAACATCTTACAGGGGAAACCGATAACTGTGTATCGGGGCAAAGATCGGGTCGATTTGGCCCGGGATTTTACTTATATTGATGATATCGTGAAAGGGTGTGTGGCGTCGTTGGATACGGCGGGGAAGAGTACAGGTTCCGGTGGGAAGAAACGGGGGCCGGCGCCGTACCGGATTTATAATCTGGGGAATACGTCGCCGGTGACGGTGCCGGCGTTGGTGAGTATACTGGAGAAGAATTTGAAGATGAAGGCGAAGAAGAATATGGTGGAGATGCCTGGAAACGGCGACGTTCCGTTTACACATGCGAATATTAGTTTGGCCCAACGGGAACTCGGGTATAAACCGACGACTGATTTGTCAACCGGGTTGAGGAAGTTTGTTAAATGGTATCTCACATATTACGGCTATAATCAAGGCAAGGGCAATTCTGTAAATTTGTAG